One genomic segment of Sus scrofa isolate TJ Tabasco breed Duroc unplaced genomic scaffold, Sscrofa11.1 Contig2199, whole genome shotgun sequence includes these proteins:
- the LOC110258500 gene encoding olfactory receptor 7A17-like, which produces MAPRNLTRVSEFLLMGFSEEPGLQSLIFGLFLSMYLITAFGNLLIILATISDSHLHTPMYFFLSNLSFVDICFISTTVPKMLQTIQTQSKVITYGGCITQVYFFTLFVVLDILLLTVMAYDRFVAICHPLHYTVIMNPQLCGLLVLVSWTIGVLHALLESLMILRLSFHTVLKIPHFFCELNQMIQLASSNIFINNMVMYFVVLLLPAGSFIGILYSYSKIVSSICGISSAQGKYKAFSTCASHLSVVSLFYCTGFGVYLSSAATHGSHSSATASVMYTVVTPMLNPFIYSLKNKDLKRGLKLVFGKENI; this is translated from the coding sequence ATGGCACCAAGAAACCTGACCAGagtttcagaatttcttcttaTGGGATTTTCAGAAGAACCAGGATTGCAGTCCTTgatatttgggctttttctctcCATGTACTTGATCACTGCATTTGGGAatctgctcatcatcctggccacCATCTcggactcccacctccacacacccatgtacttctttctctccaacctgtcctttgtAGACATCTGTTTCATCTCGACCACCGTCCCAAAGATGCTTCAGACCATCCAGACACAGAGCAAAGTCATAACCTATGGAGGCTGCATCACCCAGGTGTATTTTTTCACACTCTTTGTAGTTTTGGACATCTTActcctgactgtgatggcctatgaccgctttgtggccatctgtcacccccttCACTACACAGTCATCATGAACCCACAACTCTGTGGACTGCTGGTTCTGGTGTCCTGGACCATTGGTGTCCTGCATGCCTTGTTGGAAAGCTTAATGATATTGCGACTGTCCTTCCATACAGTCTTAAAAatcccccactttttctgtgaactcaatcaGATGATCCAACTTGCCAGTTctaacatatttattaataacaTGGTGATGTATTTTGTAGTTCTGTTGCTACCTGCTGGTTCTTTCATTGGTATCCTTTACTCTTACTCTAAGATAGTTTCCTCCATATGTGGAATCTCATCAGCTCAGGGGAAGTATAAGGCATTTTCCACCTGTgcatctcacctctcagttgtctccttattttattgtacaGGATTTGGAGTGTACCTCAGCTCTGCTGCAACCCATGGCTCACACTCAAGTGCAACAGCCTccgtgatgtacactgtggtcacaccgatgctgaaccccttcatctatagtctgaaaaataaagacttaaagAGGGGTCTGAAACTGGTctttggaaaggaaaatatataa